Genomic DNA from Lepus europaeus isolate LE1 chromosome 15, mLepTim1.pri, whole genome shotgun sequence:
ggcagaaagagaatcttccatccgctggttcactccccagatggctgcaatggccagaatagtgctgatctgaagccaggagccaggagcctcctccaggtctcccacatggttgtaggggcccaaggatttgggccatcctccactgctaccccaggccacagcagagaactggatcagaagaggagcagccgggactcgaaccggtgcccatatgggatgctggagcttcaagccagggcattaacccactgcgccacagcgctggaccctaggacatcattttcttatttttggttAAGTTGTTTCTGGATTTTTGTGGGTTTTAAGCCACTGATCGATTGCACTTTCATACTTCCTCGGTTCTTTCAGCCAGTCCTGATGCCACCTAAGGTTTGCAATGACATTTGAATAATTCTGTCCCACGCTCTGCTTCCACTGGATAAACTGCTCTTCATTGTACCGGTGGACAGAAGCAGAAACCTCAGGGTAGTTTACAATGGAACGAAGCTTCCGATCCAAAGAAGAAGTGATTTCTGGAAATTTTGTAGCAATGTTTGTTAGCTCATCTGGATCTGAGGAgagatctgaaagaaaaaaaattaaacatttgtcAAGTAGTTACCTGCTAAAAAATGGTTTTTAGCATTTCATTAGATctttaaagaacatttatttatattgttgtttgaaaggtacagtgacacagagagatgcagggagacagagagagagagagagagagagagaaagagaaagatcttgatgtgctagttcactcctcaaatggccacaatagccagggctgggccagaatgtagccagggacctggaactccatccagatctcccacatgagtggcagggacccaaatacttgggccatcatccagtgcctCTTCAGGTGCATAggggcagctggactggaagcagagttgctGGACTGACTGGGTACTCCAGTATGGCCCgtgagcatcccaggcagcagcttctcACACACCGCAACACCCAcaccagattttctttttattcttccttcttcttatagtaaaatgaagaacagaatacattataaaataaaataataccaaaacttaatatatgtataaatagtATGTATAGTAAAATAATACAGTAACATCAAAAGTAAAACAGCCCCGAAAAGTATGCCTGAATCACATTCCTACTGTCATCCTGCTATCttgcttttttaatccattcttagATGTTAGAGACAATCAAACCTCATCATTATTAGCTAGCTGGTTTGCAGCTAATTCTTCCTGGTTTTGATGCGTTGCCAAATAGTAGTGCCTGTACTGTCCTATTTCCATAGCCCTAAACTCTCCAGCTGGAAGAATTCTGTATGTAGACAAGTCATGTTCTGGCAACTTCACAGGTCCCAGTTTTCTTTGTATATTAACGTCTTCTGCTTGGATGTTTGAATGTTACTTCAATATTACCCTTCATTCGAGCACACAGCCTTGGAAATGGAAACTTTTCAATCACgaacaggaagaaaatatttcaaatccaCAGCCAAGCTTTTTACATGTGGTGTGGGAAGACAGCATGTGCCTGGGTTAGCGATCTaactgggaagagcagcaggtcAAAGCTGTTGTGAGAATGAACTGCAGATCCTACAGGAACATGTCTGTGGGGGGCCCACTGGAGTGCCAGGAGACTGTTGAAGGCAAATGAAGCAAAGGATGTCAGCGGATGGCCCATAGGTGGCAGGAAAGGGCGGCTCCACTATGGATCCTTCAAGGGTCATGGCAGAACAGCATGTTAGAAACCAAAATTTCAGCctgcaccacggctcaacaggctaatcctccgccttgtggtgctagcacaccgggttctagtcctggtcggggcaccggattctgtcccggttgcccctcttccaggccagctctctgctatggccagggagtgcagtggaggatggctcaagtgcttgggccctgcaccccatgggagaccaggataagcacctggctcctgccatcggatcagcgtggtgctccggccccagcgcaccaaccgcggcggccattggagggtgaaccaacggcaaaggaagacctttctctctgtctctctctcactgtccactctgcctgttaaaaaataaaaaaagaaaaagaaaaaaaaaaaaaagaaaagaaaatttcaacaCATTCAATCGGAAGACCAAATGGGTTATTTAGTGGGTCACGCAGTGTGTAGCATCTCATGTAAAGATTTAGGAAAGGGCTCCAGTGAGCTGAGCAGTGGAGGTGGGCTTCATGCAGAAAAAGGCTGAAAAGACCATGCAAAGTGGACTGGTGGTTGCAGTCCCTTTCCCGATTGGGTTAAAACAGAGGGGCTTTCAGAGCATTCCAGCTCAGGCATACTGGGCCCCTTCTGATTAGTCATCGTCAACATCCTGACTTTTGGGAAATGGGCCTCTTTGAAGGTTTAGTTTACTCACGCAGCATCTGGTACGAGTGACTCCATTCTGCTTTAGCCTGGACTGCTGGGTGCAGTGCGCAGAGGCTCGGTACACTCAATGGCTCCTACCCGTTTCATTTAACAATGGCCAATATGCAACCAACAGATGCCCCCTACCCATCAGGATGAGAATGTACGGACTTATTTTTGCAGCCCAGAGTCCTGTTTttagaggggtgtgtgtgtgtggagggggtagTGGTAGGGGGTGGGGTTAGTCAATTTGGTCCCTAAAGCATTATTCTGAGTTCATATTTTTGACATTTGTAACTGGGAAGCAAATAGGAAGAAATGAACATGAATAATGGCTTTAGCACATACTCGTATCTTATGTACAAAATGGGGACAAACAGTAAGAAAAACCCTAAGTCTCATATGCTGTTTAGAAATTAATTCAGAAGCTAACAGGCATTTCCCCAGGGTAGAAGGAACTGGGATATAGAGTCAGCCCTGCGTGAAAATCTGAGTTCTGCTGCTTCTTAGCTGTTGAATCTTTCACAGGTGTCTGGATTTCTCTGGCTGCTCATCTCCTCTGCAAAATGAAGGTAATGCTACTATCTGGGGGGAGAAGGGGTGCAATAATGCATGTAGATCATCAGGCACCATAAGAGTCGTTAATCTTTCCTGACAGGTGAAACCTAGGTACAATGAGAAGGTGTTGACAGCTGACTGGAAAAGATAACCATGAACATGAACAGATTCTTGATCAGAGAAAACTGGTTGCAACCATGAGACCGAAATCAAAAGCCTTAGTACACTTTCTTTAAAATTCACACGATCTTTGCAAGGAAGCTGCTCCTCACGTGGGCAGTCTTTCGTAGACTGTTCTGGCATGAAAAGCAGCAGATATTAACAACTAGAACCAAACTCCTTGAGTAACACCAAGTCAGTTAGCTCATCACACAAAGTTCTACACGGAAAAGCAGATCAACACATTTACCAAAGAGCTGAGGCAACACCGAAGCGCCGTCTGCGTAGGCGATGTACTTCCACTGCTTAGTTCGAAGCATGTAGGTGGAGGCATTCACGTTACATCCATGGAACTCGCTCAGAATCCAGGGCGGATGCAGggttttgaattcatttttattcctaaGTGTTTCCGATGATAGTGGCAACAGAGAGTATCCACTCAGATTCTGAGGCACAGGGATCCCGGCAATATCTGTGCAAcacaaataaagtattttttcaaaACTCATTCTTCTGTCACTTGGACATTGGTAAATGACATTATTTACACTTCTCTCTAAGAGGAAGGGTGCTGGGACTAGAGGTTGTCTGTGGATTTTGGAAATACACTGCCTACATTCAAATGCTTTGACCATGAGCCACGTCACCTTGGTCAATGTAttaacttctctgagcttcaCCTGTAGAAGAGGGTTGATAATAGTTCTTTGATCTCACAGGTTCACTTTAGGTTTGAATAAGATAACTAAGTAAAATTCTGAGAACACTGCCTGGCCCACAGGAACCCTCATCCAATATTAGTTAATGAAGATTCTTTTCCCCCTGAATGTTCAAATAATCACAGTTGTTTCTCCATGTTTGTTCCatgggatatttttttttctttttttttttttatgacaggcagagtggatagtgagagagagagagagacagagagaaaggtcttcctttttgctgttggttcaccctccaatggccgctgtggccagctcatcacgctgatccgaagacaggagccaggtgcttctcctggtctcccatgcagggcccaaccacttgggccatcctccactgccttcccgggccatagcagagagctggcctggaagaggggcaaccgggatagaatccggcgccccgaccgggactagaacccggtgtgccagcgccgcaaggcggaggattagcctgttaagccacggcacccgCTGTTCCATGGGATATTAACAAGACCTATATGAGAAAGGAGTTCAGTAGTCATGTACACGTGCAAAACAATGGCTAATCAAAACTGAAGATAAATGGTTGTAGATGTAGGTTTATTGTTGCTGTGTAGTATAAACTTCAAGAATAGCCTGTAGTATACCAGGTTTTCTAAAGTTATTTAATAACAGaatgttttttcatttctaagtAGCATCTTGGgggattaatattttataaaacgtACTTTAGGAATCTTGGATTCTACTGATCTAaggaaagtaatttatttttatatgctaattttaTGTAATGATTTATTGGTATATTATAAAATGTAGACAGAGAAATGAGGAATGGCTAACTTAAAAACACGTTATACTTTTTAAGGACTTTAAAAGTATttgtggggtcggcactgtggtgtagcaggtaaagccacttcctgcagtgctggcttcccatatgggtgccggttcgagtcccagctgcttctcttctgatccagctctctgctgttgcctgggaaagcaggggaagatggcccaagtccttgggctcctgaacccacatgggagacccagaagaagcttctggatcctggcttcagataagctcagcttcagccattgcggccatctaggggagtgaaccagtggatggaagaactctctctctctctctgtttctctctctacctctctgtagctccacctttcaaataaataaataaataaataaataaataaatcttttttaaaaagtatttgtttggcactcaaattttctttttcctgtagGGAAATAACATTAATTATGGCTGCATATtcaggatagtttttttttttttttttttgacaggcagagtggacagtgagagagagagagacagagagaaaggtcttcctttgccgttggttcaccctccaatggccgccgcggtaggcgcgctgcggccggcgcactgcgctgatccgatggcaggagccaggtgcttctcctggtctcccatgcggtgcagggcccaaggacttgggccatcctccactgcactccctggccacagcagagagctggcctggaagaggggcaaccgggacagaatctggtgccccgaccgggactagaacccggtgtgccggcgccgcaaggcggaggattagcctagtgagccgcggcgccggcccaggatagTTTTAAAATGAGTCTGCAGCATCTTCTCCACCCCTTTTTTGAATTgaatattccatatttttatgtatatttaaatatttctgaagaaaaacagaaagtatTATAcctgaaatgttagaaatgaaaccaaattgaaaaacaaaaatatattagatTAACTGAGGGAACAAACAGGTTAAAAGGGAAAAAGGAATTAGACCTCTATAAATCTtctgcaggtagtggttttacaGATAACAAGtttatcttccatctcctgtggAAAAGGCATATTACAAGTGCTAGTACTGTGCTAACCATCGCTAGGGACTTCATTGAGTcgtaaagaaaggagagagaggtgtTGATGCAGGGGAGACTGCTTGCAGTGAGGGGAGGAGGGCGGTGGGGgcgaggctggggaggggtggctccacaggcacagggaggggagaggggatgcCTTTGAGCAAGGCGGGACTTGACGATGCACTGACATGGACTCCGGTCTGTGGAAGTTCTTGCAGTCAGTGTGTTCATAACCTTCAGCACCTAAACTGTGCTTACGCTTTCTTTCCTAGGGACGCCTGGAAGACCACACAACTTTGCTCCTGTCTTTCCAGGCGAAGTCAGTGGTAAGCTAAGAGTCCGTGTgcgttttctcttttttattcattcagcacACGGGGCGCTGCTGCAGATACACAGCAACAACAGCACACGTTTTTAGAGCTTACCTAAGAAGAATGACAGATGTTACTGATAACCGTATCTAACATTTAAGTGTTTAGCATGTCCCAAGCTTTATCGAgagctataaaatatttttttttatttttttgatgagaaaatgaaagagcAGAGATGTCAGAtaacctgcccagggtcacacaatTGGTAATGATTGGCGGTGGTGAGGGGCAGGCTCTCTGTATTACACCGTAATTCTTGCTTTGCTGTAGTCATTCAATTCCACAGTATTTCTCAGCCAGTTATAACCAGGTACAAAGTCTGTGCAAAATGCCTGCCCATCCCAGCCTTCAAGTAAGATCCTGAAATAAGGGTTTTACAATTTGAATCACCAACaattaataattctttaaatgtaactGCCTTTTTATATAATTACATtcccataattaaaaaaaaaatctgaacttcTAAATGGGAGGAAGGCAGGTGTTCTACGAAAagatcaacttttttaaaaatttcatataagtttataaatgaaaattaaatcaattttaattctaaaatagaTTACCTTTATTTCTCACTGAGCTAAAGGTTGCTGATACTAGGTTTTCGAGAAGAAAATGGGGggagtaatttttaaagaataatctcTGAAACAATGATATCAATTTTTAGTACTATAAAGAATTCTTATTCATAAAATGGCACATTTCTGCCAGTAATGATAAATGTAAATGATAATATAATAGTACATCATAAAAGACCCACAAATATACACAAACTAAGAATACTCTTCTGTCTCATTAAATATTTCATAGGGAAAAtgcattcttaaaaattatttgtaaattcatacttttaaataaaaacattacagCATCTTAAATTTCAACACACTATTGAGGGTAAGGTAGGTTTTTTAAAGCAGGAATCCCAATTGGTTTTCCAATCCAATAAAGAATTTTTGAATCACTATCTTTcatgcaatgtttttttttctttctttcttttttttatttatttgacaggtagagttatagacagtgagagagagacagagaaaaaggtcttccttccgttggttcactccccaaatgaccgctacggccggtgccgcgctgatctgaagccaggagccaggtgcttctcctggtctcccatgcaggcgcaggacccaagcacctgggccatcctccactgccttcccgggccacagcagagagttggcctggaagaggtgcaaccgagactagaacctggcgcccatatgggatgctggcgccacaggcagaggattagccaagtgagccacggcgctggtccccTCATGCAATATTTTTTGCAACTCAtagaatggaagggagaggaagcCTGGCTTGAGGCTTTGATTTGAGAGGTTTAATCTCAGattatgcaaaataataaagcaaCAGGTAAGCTAATAAAGAAAAGGCTTTTAAAATTCTACAAATAGATGACAGTTTACAtctattttagatttctaattggTTAGAAGAATCACAAAATAAGGTGTTCTTTGTGGACACTTCATCAAACTATGTGTAAGTTTATCAAGCTGAGGTGAAATAGAACACAGTGTGCCACAGGTCCAATTTCAGAGTTAACCAGTACTGTGAGTCACAAAGTCAGAAGTCTTCAGTAGACATTTGCACTTTATCACAATATGTGTATGTTTAGTTCTTAAGCAGAGGTGAAGTGGGCCATCCTGTTCCACAGGTGTAATCTTAAGGGTTAAtcacagggctggtgccgtggtgcactaggttaatcctctgcctgtgcactaggttaatcctctcccatataggtgccggttccagtcccggctgctccacttccaatccagctctctgctatggtctgggaaggcagtggaagatggcccaagtccttgggcccctgcacccacatgggagaccagaaggaaatacctggctttggatcggcgcagctccggccattgcagccatttggggggtgaaccaacggaaggaatatctttctgtctgtctctctgtctcactgtatgtaactctacctgtcaaataaataaataaaatctttttttaaaaaaagagttaatcaCTACTAAAGTAGCTGTAAGCTCTCCCAGAACTGAGGAATTTCATCTACAAAGGATCAATGAAACGGCAGATTAAACAACATAGACCATCAGAATTATCTTCACGTTGTTGGTTAGGGCTGTTAAGGCAACTGGTTCACTTATGCATATGAGTCCTGGTATAACAATTGATTAAGAGCGCTCTTTTGCTCTCAAAGTGTTCTGATTTGGATAGTAAATTAGATAGATACCCTATCTcaacacacaaacaagacaaaccaaaaaatatatatataatttcaaatttttcttttcaataataCATAGGGGTTACTTTCAGGTattaattcacttttaaaaaataaaattgatctttTTACTCAACCCATTACTATTGGACATTcatgttgcttttattttttttttaattttataacaaCTATCTGTAGAGGTAAATATTTATGTGTATCTATAGGTTATTTCATAAAATTAGAATTTCTAGGTCAAAAGGTATGTATTTCTAAGAAATCTGGAACATGCCACATTTGCCTCCAGAAAAATCTCTATCAGTTTATACTCCCAGAAGCAGTATATACCTAAtgtttttctaagattttctAATTCCCAAGATTTTCTAATTCttattaatgtttttaaactctatgtgaaagaaaaataggatgttcttattttaatatttttatgactACTAAGTTTGAATCCTTAAAAATATCTCAGTCATTTATATATCTTCTGTTGTGAAGTGCTTGTTTGTAACTTTTGGTTAACTTGTTAATagggtatttctcttttttttatagatttatgagTGTTATGGGTGTTAAATTTGTATCATTTACAAAAAGgttaatttgaaagaaataataCCATGATAATGTTATTGTCTGGCTTAAATATTAGGTTCTTGTTAAATTTCCTTGCGTCTTTCTACTTTACCTCTGGCTAATAGCTCATTTATAGGGTATCTCAGGGTCTTATATAAAGATCTGTGCACTTGTgttctcttccactgctttttcaccCCTAAAAAACATCATatagttggccggcgctgtggctcaacaggcgctggcacaccgggttctagtcccagtcggggcaccggattctatcccggttgcccctcttccaggccagctctctgctatggcccggaaaggcagtggaggatggcccaagtggttgggccctgcatgggagaccaggataagcacctggctcctgtcttcggatcagcgtgatgagctggccgcagcggccattggagggtgaaccaatggcaaaaaggaagacctttctctctgtctctctctctctctcactatccactctgcctgtcaaaaaaaaaaaaaaaatcatatagttGCAGCTTTTCCCCTTGTGATAATGTAAGAATATTTATTATGAAACACATTATAAATTGTGCTAAGCCTTGAAGATGTTAATTTCCAGTGTAGAATGGAAGATGCACTTATTTTTGGCTTTCACTTCCTTTATTCTTGTTGGGCAGGTCAAAGTAGCACATGACCTAAATGCTGTTAATACAGATATTCTGCAGGGAAATGTGACTCAAAGGAAGTCTGTTACTAAGAATCTTacgaaagataaaaatatataaagaactatgTACAACTATGGATTTTAGAAAATAGATTCTAACACTATACAAAGTTAGTCATTTCCGAGTAGATGGAATAATCCCTAAAATGACATTTTAGCGAGGTGGTGGCAGACAATCATATGGAGCACAAATCATTTCTGGAGAATCACGACCCTGTCTCTCGTGGCTTGCTTCACAGTCACATCCTGACTGTGAGCTTCTGAAGGGGACATCACTAAGGCCAGCGAAGGCCACAGGAGTACGAGGAGCCGTTTCCTTGTTTTTCACAACATGGACTTGACTCACAGTCAGATGAGTCTCTCAAGGTTAGAAATCAGTCAGCAGGACCTCCGAggtgcttgttcattctccattcaCTACAAATACACAATGACCGAACCCATGACTTACCAAGCAGAGTAGGGTAAATATCCACAAGGGAAACCACGTTTGGAACTTGCACATTGGCCTTAATTCCTGGTCCCATTATCAAAAGCGGAACATGGGCACTGGCTTCGTACATGCTCATTTTATAAAACTGTCGATGCTCCATGGCCAGTTCCCCGTGGTCTGATGTGTATATGAGCACAGTTTTCTGAAGAAGGTCTAACTGGCGAAGAGCCAAAATAATTTCACCTACAATAGAAATCCAGAGAAATCGGTACTGATTATCTGATGTTTTATTCTGTCGTATTAAGTTTATGACAACAGCACCCTATAGAAGTTTGTCTTAACATCTGAATATTATCTAGTCTCATGTGCTTG
This window encodes:
- the ARSK gene encoding arylsulfatase K isoform X2, which gives rise to MKTHGTSFLNAYTNSPICCPSRAAMWSGLFTHLTESWNNFKGLDPNYTTWMDVMEKHGYRTQKFGKLDYNSGHHSLSNRVEAWTRDVAFLLRQEGRPMVNLLPDENKTRVMEKDWKITDRAIDWLRKEAVRHAGPFVLYVGLNLPHPYPSPSSGENFGASTFQTSHYWLKKVHRDAIKIPKWSPLAEMHPVDYYSSYTKNCTGKFTKKDIKNIRAFYYAMCAEADAMLGEIILALRQLDLLQKTVLIYTSDHGELAMEHRQFYKMSMYEASAHVPLLIMGPGIKANVQVPNVVSLVDIYPTLLDIAGIPVPQNLSGYSLLPLSSETLRNKNEFKTLHPPWILSEFHGCNVNASTYMLRTKQWKYIAYADGASVLPQLFDLSSDPDELTNIATKFPEITSSLDRKLRSIVNYPEVSASVHRYNEEQFIQWKQSVGQNYSNVIANLRWHQDWLKEPRKYESAIDQWLKTHKNPETT